A window of Camelus ferus isolate YT-003-E chromosome 1, BCGSAC_Cfer_1.0, whole genome shotgun sequence genomic DNA:
CCAAAGCAGTTCCATCTCAGGGTGAACCcctcttcttttggaaaaaataattgctGAAGAttgttttaaacttattttaacattttattatacagaaaatttcaaatagaaaCAAGAACAGAATAATATACTTACCTTCATGAGTCTATCATTCAATCTCAGTAAATACGTATCtcatttaatataatgtttttgaggtgcatccatgttgtaaAATGTATCGGTAATCtgttccttttattgctgaatggttttccattgtatgaatatacaacATTTGTATATCCTTTCAATAAGGAGATTTGGATTGTtaccaaattttggcaattacaaGCAATGCTGCTACTAATAGTTGCATATAAATCTTTGCATAGATAAATGTTCTTATTCTCTTGGGCAGATAGATTCATAGGAAGAAACCGCCGGacagtttttcaaagtggctttATCATTTTACAGTCTCACCAACAATTTCCAATCACTGTTTGAGAATTCCAGTTTCTGCACATTCCTTCACatgccatttatatatcttttttggtgaaatgCTTATTCAAATCTTTTAATTAGGATTAAAAGCTTTTTAATTGGAATGTTGGTCTTCTTATTTTTGAGATAGAAGGTGCAAATCCTTTCAGATACGTGACATTTTCCTGAAGGGTGACCTTTAACATTTCTATAGTGTAGGTTTACTGGTGATGGATTATTCAACTTCTGTATGTCTGAAGCATCTTTTCACAGATGCTTTTCTGAGGATGGTTTGCCGAAATTTCCAATGTACACCTGTTGGTGTTTGGGGGGTTCTCCTTGTAACTTAGAACAAAATTCCCAGCGATAGCATTTCATAAACACTTTCCAAAAGTGCTGTATCACAAAAACTTATTTCAAAGTAAAGATTATGTACCTGATAAAACTACACTGTTTAATTTAAAGAATAGGATCAGAATGTCGATGAAGCTATGGCTGTTTAAAGTCAATGCAAACAGTTTGAATAGTTTGGTGAAATGTGAGTagaaaaaatcagtatttataaatgaatatctTATATATTTGGtttcaaatacatatatgtgaacttcaaaaataaattagatagTATAAATTTAGGaatatgtacatttaaatatgtgattatattaaatatattttgttaaagttATTTCCATCCATGTACATAAGTGGCATTAGTCTTACAGTTTTGTTTATAGTGTTTATTCTTGTCTGGTGTTAGGATTGGTGTTAGGGACTTCAAATACAAGAAGTGAGGCCCAAGTAAAGACTCTTCTTCCATCTAGTGAAATGGGTGTATAACAGGAGAATTAGCACAGCATTGCCTTGAGTTCTGTAACTTACCTATGTTTTTGTGTGGTTATTAGTCTGCTCAGTGCCTACAGTCCTTTTTAAGCAAATATTGGTGATCatattttcttaggaaatttccttcttctctctattgtcattttttaaaaatattttataattttttcaattgTCTCCACATATTTAGTCATGTCTCATTTCATATGTATCTTTTCCCAGAGGAGTAAATAGAGCTTCAGAaagcctggaaaagaaaaaaactcacttGCCAGACAAGATAGACTGGGttcctgaatgaataaatgaaaagaggaaacCCATTTTGAAGAGTGTGTTATACTCAGGTGCAGGGGCATGAGGTTTCTTCCCAGTttctaaaagaaacagtgtgGAAAAGACAATAAGGGAAGCCCCATCCACTGTCCTGAGGTTAGGCAGGGTAGACAGACCGAGTAAGAGGgaaaaagttttttctgttttcagtgcaGGGAAAACTGAAACACAAGGAAACCAGTTTCCAAAGCAAATAGACTGGGTACATAGAAAATTGAAGAGGTAGAATTTCCTAGTAGGGAAAAACTAATCTCAGAAAACAGAGGACAGAGCACTGTTACATAGGTCTCAGCCTCCTGGAGTTAAGATCTTTATCTCCTGATTCCAAGCCTGGGTGGGGGAAGTCATGGGAAATCACAGCTGTGGTTTTCTAGGGGGATTTGAGCCGGAAGTGGACCGTGTTAATGTAACCACCGCCTCTCCATTTCTGCTctacagagaaatggaagaagcATCAAGAACGCACCTCATTTACCCAAACACAGCACAAAGAATTGGAGGCACTGTTTAGCTGCAACATGTTTCCAGATAAAAATCTCCAGAGAAAACTTGCTTTAAAACTCAACCTACCAGACTCAACAGTAAAGGTCTGTCTGATCCTCTGAGGTGTACTTTGTACCCTCACCCAAATCACATTCTACTGTTCAGCCTGGAAATCCCCTCCATAACACAGCAGTAGTAACACTTcttttactgagtacctactgtgtgctagtgCTGAGCTGGGCACATTGTATATGTTGCCTTCACTGTCATCCAATTTTGGGAGCAAAGCAACTGGGTCACAGAGATAATATGTAGCGTAATTGGAATTAGAACTCCGGAGGTCTTGTCCTGCAGAGCTCAAATTAGAGGAAGGGATCTCATCCAGACAGACGCCTCACTTAGGGTCTTCTCAAGCAAAACCCTACAATCTGTTTATTCACGACATTACCAACAGACAAATAACTTCCCCCAGCTTCTGAGTCTGCTAAGGCCCCCAGTTTTTGTTAGACTAGTCCTCACTGTACAGGCCTTCTAAAATAAGCATCGAAAATCCCTCAGTTCAAATTCCTTACCTCTGTCTAGATTTCTGAACTTGCTTCTCTTCTGGAGTTCAGGACACTTTCTCTGAACCCCCAGTATAACCTCTGAAATGTACcccctttatttccttctcttctctctggggCCCAGTCCTGATCCCTCACTGTTCCTATTGACTCCATTCATACCTACTTCTGCTCTCTCAGAACTCAGTATCATGGTGACTTGGAGAGAGGGCATGAAGGTTACAGTTTGGCTTTTTTCACCCAGGAGAAGCCTCAAACTCCTTCTTCAGTAACAGACTATAaactcctctcttcccccactCCCAGATTTGGTTCAGGAATCGGCGGTTCAAAatgaggaagcagcagcagcagcaacagaaatCACTGAAGCCACCAAACCAGATCCTTCCAGCCAAGAACGTGTCAACAGCATCAACAagtcctcattttttccccccaacagtTTCAGATTTCTGTAGCTCCTTCTCACCTCAGCCCTTAGGCCCTTTCAATTGGGTGGGGGACTCTGTTCTCACTGAGAGTCCTACAAGTGATGTCCAAATCCAAGATCCTCAGTTGGAGAGGCTGGTGGCCTCAGTTCCTGCTTTGTACTCTGATGCCTATGACATAGCCCAAATCATGGAAATGTACAGTTTTCCTGATGAAGATGAGATAGCCAGCTATTCTTTCCACTCTCTCTATCAGTATCTCTCACCAACAAGGCCCAGTTAGAATAGAGTTCCTCCCTTAGCATCTTTGCAGGTCCAGCTGTAGGTTTACCTCCTGGGCAAACCCGGTTTAGTACAACAAACTGGAGCTTTGCAGCCTTCATCTTAAGAGAGAGCCTAGAATTCCAGAACCCCTCTAGTAGTGTGGTGGACTTTGGATTTCTCTTATCAAAGTACTAATAAATGGCAGATAGCATAGAAAAAGGATCTTGCATCTTGTACATACCTTTTCCTTTTGTCTGCTTCTTAAACCAAACATCTGGTTCAGTGTAACTTTGATTTCCATGGAAATGTTGTAAAAACTAGTTTTCTCCaagtatagctcagtagtacaTAACCAGCCCCACAACTCCCCCTGGAAAAGGTCTTTCTAGTCCCTTAGACAGCCGACGAGGCAACAAAATTCCCTCTTCTCAAAACtatctttgactttttaaaagaaggccAGCAGCCTTTCAGGTTCATCCACTTTTAATGGAAGCAGGTTATaaactcatattttattttaaatctttaggtCTAGGATTTTCTAAAGGGTATTTTCGGTCAGAATTTAGGGGGAAATCACCATCACTATTAGTTTTAATATAGTATAAGTGCATATGTAGTAAGAAATGTAAGAActggcagaggaagaggaaaaacagattttttgaaAGAGATGATCGTCAAGGAAAACCAACAAAATCAACAGTGAAACTTTTAGAATTACAGATAAGCACATTTTCCAGCTACGTAAATAACCTACAAAATTAATAGCATTTCTCAAAACCAATCATAAACACGTAATAAAATAAGTACCTCTCAATGAAAAGTATAAAGTATCTACGAATTAACTAAGAAAATTAAGACCTgtacagaaaactttaaaacttgaataaagttaggttgtttgtttgctttttaattgaagtacagttgatttaaaatgctgtattagtttctggtgtacagcatggatggacttggagggcattattcgaagcgaaataagtcagacagagaaaagacaaatattgtaagaTATcgcatgtgaaatctaaaaattacaacaaactattgaatataacagaaaagaaacagactcacagatgtagagacagaactagtggttaccagtggggagagagaaggggcaaCATgaaggtggaggattaagaggtacaaactatcaggtataaaataagctacaaggggtgggaagggacagactgggagttcgaaatttgtagatactgacaggcatatgcagaatagataaacaagattatactgtatagcacagggaaatatatacaagatcttgtggtagctcacagtgaaaaagaatgtgtatgttcatgtataactgaaaaattgtggtctacactgtaaattgacacaacattgtaaactgactgtaactcaataaaaaaaatgttaaaaataaaacaaaataagctgcaaggatgtactgcacaacatggggaatatagccaatattttatagtaactataaatggagtataacctttaaaaatttgtgaatcactgtattgtatacctgtaGCATATAATATacatcacctatacttcaattaaaaaatatattataaaataaatatataaataattttttttaaaaaacataggaAATGTTTTGAATAAAAGGCATCTGAAGCCATAAAATAATCAACTTAAAAGagttaaaatcatataaaatatgttctccaaacacaatggaatgaaattagagatcaatagcaaaagaaaattcATGAAACTCACAAATGTATGGATATTAAAAACACATTCCTTAAATAACCAATAAGtgaagaagaaatcagaaggaaaattagGAAACATTCCAAGatgaatggaaacaaaaacagaataaaacaaaacttatgggatgaTGCAAAATCAGGGCTTATAAGGAAATTTATAGCTGCAAAAgcctatttttaaagaataggaTCTCAAACCAACCTTTTATTAAGCAGGCAGGAAGCTGGCATAGTTATATTAATATCTGTCAAATTAAACTTTAAGGTAAAacaatttataggaaataaaactACATTAGACAAGgataaaaggaaacttaaaagatacaataattctgaatttgtatatatttaacaacatattctcaaaatatataaagagaaaattaacaaaattctTAGGGAAACTTAACAAATACAGGGGGTGAGGGTGTAGCTGAatggttagagtacatgcttagaatgcacaaggccctggattcagtccccagtacctccattaaaacagctaactaaataaataaacctaattacctacctcctgaaaacaaaaacaaaaaacaactacaTAATCATAGTGGATGAtttgaatataatatttaataactgATAGGTCAAATGGATACAAATTTAGTATGGATAGAGATTTAAACTATTCAGTTAATAAGCTTGATTTAATGAAAGTGTGTAGGCTTCTGCATTCAACTGGtagagaatacacattcttctcaagcctATAATGACTACATACTAGACCACAAAGAAAATCTTAACAAACTCAAATAAATCAATAACATACAAACAGCATTCTTTGATCATAAGGCAATTAGAAGAAACTCCAACCTCTctatttagaaaagtaaaaagaacattTCCAAATAATTAATCAAACATGGAAGAAATTATAATGTGAACAATCTGGTAGCACACTtcatataataacaataattggATCAACATTCACTGGGGGAAACTAACAGAGATAGTAGCAGTAATGGGTTAGCATGTCCTGTTACCCACCACATTCGTGTCATCACAGAGGGATCTTTCAGGGTAGGACTGTGGACCTAGACATGGACCCTTAGGTTGTgatgttttctgttgttgttgttgttgttgttgttgttgttttaatcacTTGATcttttaatagtctttttttttttagagaagttttaagttcacaggaaaactgagcagaaggtacagagattttccatttAGCCCCTGCTCCCACATACATTCTGCCTTCCCCACTAACAACCCTAGACCAGATTGGTACATCTGTTATAATTGGTGAACATACAATAATACagcagggggaagggataaattaggagtttgagatttgcagataccaactaatatatataaaatagataaacaacaagtttatactgtatagcacagagaactatattcaatatcttgtagtaacttattgtgaaaaagaacatgaaaacgaatatatgtatgttcgtgtatgactgaagcagtatgctgtacaccagaaactgacacaacattgtaaactgactatacttctatatataaaataaagtctacaaataaccaatgttggtaaggatgtggagaaaagagaactctagtacactgttggtgggaatgtaaattggtgcagccactgtgaaaaacagtatggagtttcctcaaagaactaaaaatagacttaccatatcttccagtaatcccactcctgggtatacatctgaaaaaaacaaaaacactagttcaaaaagatacatgcaccccagtgtacacagcagcactgtttacaatagccaagacatggaagcaacccaagtgcttATCTACAGTTGATTGGGTTAAGACTATTTGGTATATATatgcaacagaatattactcagacataaaaaatgaattactgtcatttgcagcaatggacctagagaatattactcttagtgaagtgagtcagacagggtaagacaaatactatatgatatcacctatatgtggaatctaaaaaataatacaaatgaatatatatgcaaaacagaaatagattgacagatatagagaacaaacttgtgtttaccaaaggggagaggaaggtggggagggataaattaggggtatgggattaacagatacaaactactatacatataatagataagtaacaaggatatactgtatagcacagggaattatacccactATCTTATAACAATCTATGATgaagtataatctgcaaaaatactgattCACAACACTGTATACCTgacactaacacaatattgtaaatcaactatacttcaacaaaaagaaaagacactcaacaaactaggataAACTATCAAATCCTTCAACTTGATAAAGGTCATCTACAAAAAGTCCACAGGTAATATCGCACTTAAGGGTGAAAGACTGAATACTATTCCCCTAAGGTTAGAAACAGGGACCAAGTTTAGGGATGACCGCTCTtaccactttcattcaacatagtgcTGGAATATCTACAcaatgcaataaggcaagaaaatgaaataaaaggcatccaaattcaaaaggaataaataaatatatttctattcaCAGAGGgcatgatcttgtatatagaaaatcctaaggaatgcacaagaaaactattagaattagTAAACAAGTTCAGCAAAGTTTTAGGATACAAGATCAGTATacaaaatttttacaattttcagCTGCTCATTGCTTACCCCAGATAAATTTTACCTTCACGTGAATATATATGCAGGGAAGAATCCAGAGGAAAGGGGAATTCAGTATCTGTTAATTACAGCAGAATTTAGCATATATTTTCTAGTCCACACCAGCATTTTGGAGCACTTAGTATGTGCTAGACATATAATAATGGGCTAACTTATTAACACAAAGTCACACCAAgtattatcattctcatttcacAACTGGGAAAATTGAGCTAGaaagtggttaagtaacttggtcAAAGCCACATATATAGAGATTAGCTAACCAGgattacatattttctttcctcagtaAATAGCTGAATGCGTTTCTTTGAAGAGAATGAGATCAAGAAGAGCACCAGCCTGGGAGTTAGAATCACAGCCTTTTCTCTAGCTCTTCCTCTGGCATgccgtgtgaccttggacaaacaCTACTTTCTCtaaatctctgtttcctcatctgtaaaaagagagAGTTGGACTAAGTCATAGCTAAGCCTCTAAGTCACTCA
This region includes:
- the ARGFX gene encoding LOW QUALITY PROTEIN: arginine-fifty homeobox (The sequence of the model RefSeq protein was modified relative to this genomic sequence to represent the inferred CDS: inserted 1 base in 1 codon; substituted 1 base at 1 genomic stop codon), with translation MSAPLMNKMAQENPQPDPFIYVDDSSMNSQDDSQLLAGPTTEKWKKHQERTSFTQTQHKELEALFSCNMFPDKNLQRKLALKLNLPDSTVKIWFRNRRFKMRKQQQQQQKSLKPPNQILPAKNVSTASTSPHFFPPTVSDFCSSFSPQPLGPFNWVGDSVLTESPTSDVQIQDPQLERLVASVPALYSDAYDIAQIMEMYSFPDEDEIASYSFHSLYQYLSPTRPSXNXSSSLSIFAGPAVGLPPGQTRFSTTNWSFAAFILRESLEFQNPSSSVVDFGFLLSKQNSVLCCSCLHASLLRQSACSQSRDAGAADADSARAVKVHTITSNFLQVVPTPAANRKSDAKSKLTPSFLN